The following are from one region of the Capsicum annuum cultivar UCD-10X-F1 chromosome 1, UCD10Xv1.1, whole genome shotgun sequence genome:
- the LOC107874656 gene encoding premnaspirodiene oxygenase yields the protein MEFFNLVSLFLFVSFLFFLKKLKISNSQINKRLPPGPWKLPCIGSMLHMVGGLPHRVLRDLAKKYGPIMHLQLGEVSAVVITSPEMAKQVLKNHDLAFASRPKLLASEIVMYNCSDIAFCPYGNYWRQMRKICVLELLTNKNVRSFSSIRQDETLRLVDDFFCSSSSGKPINVTKRIYLFTSFIICRSAFGTIIKEQEEFIRVVKKVTSLLEGFYMADIFPSLKFLHVLSGIKGKIMDVHHKVDTIAENVINEHKKNLVNGKTNGELGGEDLIDVLLRLMKDGNLRFPITNDNIKAIVYDMFAAGTETSSATLDWAMVEIMKNPSVLCKARAEVREAFRGRETFGENDIEELKYLKLVVKETLRLHPPLPLMLPRECREEVDINGFTIPLKTKVIVNIWAIARDPRYWDDAESFKPERFEHSSVDFVGNNFEFLPFGSGRRICPGISFGLANVYLPLAKLLYHFDWKLPTGTNPSDLDMTESDGASCTRKNDLYLIATPYQPSQE from the exons ATGGAGTTCTTCAACTTGGTTTCCCTTTTCCTTTTTGTATctttcctatttttcttaaagaaattgAAGATTTCGAATAGCCAAATTAACAAAAGATTGCCTCCAGGTCCATGGAAGTTACCTTGTATTGGAAGCATGCTTCATATGGTTGGTGGACTTCCACATCGTGTCCTTagagatttagccaaaaaatatgGACCAATTATGCACCTTCAATTAGGTGAAGTTTCTGCAGTTGTCATCACTTCTCCTGAGATGGCGAAACAAGTACTAAAAAATCATGACCTTGCTTTTGCATCTAGGCCAAAACTTTTGGCCTCCGAAATTGTCATGTATAATTGTTCAGATATCGCCTTTTGCCCGTATGGTAATTACTGGAGACAGATGCGCAAAATTTGTGTCTTGGAATTGCTTACTAACAAAAATGTTCGGTCATTCAGTTCCATTAGACAAGATGAAACTCTTCGTCTTGTTGATGATTTTTTCTGCTCATCCTCCTCGGGTAAGCCAATTAATGTAACAAAAAGGATTTATTTGTTCACGAGCTTCATAATATGTCGATCAGCATTTGGGACGATAATCAAGGAGCAAGAAGAATTTATACGAGTAGTGAAAAAGGTGACATCCTTGTTGGAAGGTTTTTATATGGCTGATATTTTTCCATCACTGAAATTTCTTCATGTCTTAAGTGGAATTAAAGGTAAAATTATGGATGTCCACCATAAGGTAGATACAATTGCTGAGAATGTTATAAATGAGCACAAGAAAAATCTTGTAAATGGCAAGACCAATGGTGAATTAGGAGGTGAAGATTTAATTGATGTACTATTGAGACTTATGAAAGATGGGAACCTTCGATTTCCAATCACCAATGACAACATCAAAGCTATTGTTTAT GACATGTTTGCTGCGGGAACAGAAACTTCATCAGCAACACTTGATTGGGCCATGGTGGAAATAATGAAGAATCCAAGTGTACTTTGCAAAGCTCGGGCAGAGGTAAGAGAAGCCTTCAGAGGAAGAGAAACTTTTGGTGAAAATGATATCGAAGAATTGAAATACCTAAAGTTAGTCGTCAAAGAAACTTTAAGACTCCATCCTCCGCTTCCACTTATGCTCCCAAGAGAATGTAGAGAAGAAGTAGACATTAATGGCTTTACTATTCCtttgaaaacaaaagtcataGTTAATATTTGGGCTATTGCAAGAGATCCAAGATATTGGGATGACGCAGAAAGCTTTAAACCTGAGAGATTTGAACATAGTTCCGTGGATTTTGTTGGTAACAACTTTGAATTTCTTCCTTTTGGTAGTGGAAGGAGGATTTGCCCTGGAATATCATTTGGTTTAGCTAATGTATATTTACCTTTGGCTAAATTATTATATCACTTTGACTGGAAACTCCCTACCGGAACTAATCCAAGTGATCTTGACATGACTGAGTCGGATGGAGCAAGTTGTACTAGAAAGAATGACCTTTACTTGATTGCCACTCCCTATCAACCTTCTCAAGAGTGA